One window of the Rhipicephalus sanguineus isolate Rsan-2018 chromosome 4, BIME_Rsan_1.4, whole genome shotgun sequence genome contains the following:
- the LOC125758345 gene encoding uncharacterized protein LOC125758345, with translation MSDSSDSSSDSDVLPDFSFLESWDEEAEKEAGTGRTKRKRCPMGMWYYNLSERQRRAEDERIARELAHVEADFREVQKFEITAGLPESFCGAHLPRRVTFRLIDGSSSDDEGVSATRRSNHRILSSSDDDNAASAPRTLEGSVADNSTLNKDPSESSSGVVHLSKDRETSGALLYSILEEEAGGESDAGRASSSLTKADVLQRRRKRIEERQNLVEEMSSGNRSSSDKSTLKRSILQTFVITPKSRRISGRNSYVPRTLYAEAARATPSPKSSSEESSASLEQREPRPLFYLSSAASSFTDEQARSTSTPVGILYSTPRRVISLPDTSAAHAPHYPRGVLVTKAASAGRTQRAGHRRRREVLDRGETQVLAKTPEAGFAAAGSIFRGAQPPTKPPSAGLRPVPLVVTSDTRPPQASQTSVGSANRSTLIRIGIGDNRERVLSSDALSPSSAIVSFCSLSRSCTSEVAQHTRTDQAEETPAAHVDATPVDLIQQLLNICEQEAAVTFEVALRLTEDCHKCRKLGEGCTADVYLPQRPSGEESAVKVIPVGSERNVWGELPVPLASIIAEGVITRELSDLRFGQLNQSSSFIELKGMYFVQGTYHPVLAKSWAEYDVQWCSENPDPSNFEETQFYVLLDFENGGKTLERFKGTIEQLESVFLQVACSLAVAEPELEFEHRDLHCDNILMKRTEQDCVKFVLNGRKVLVRTAGVKASVIDYTLSRMRKGGNMSYTDVSGDTALFKGAGSYQYDVYRIMKDENGDDWEAYHPHTNVLWLSYVLQKLWNKLPRTKQAAKASTSRGRLAAWADAMLAPSAEAFVDEYVATQLQ, from the exons ATGTCGGACTCGAGTGACTCAAGCAGTGATTCAGACGTCCTGCCGGACTTCTCCTTCTTGGAATCATGGGATGAGGAGGCTGAGAAGGAAGCCGGGACCGGACGCACGAAGCGAAAAAGGTGTCCAATGGGGATGTGGTATTACAACCTGAGCGAAAGACAACGACGGGCTGAGGATGAAAGGATAGCGCGCGAATTGGCGCACGTGGAGGCTGACTTTCGCGAAGTCCAAAAGTTTGAGATCAC GGCTGGCCTCCCGGAGTCCTTTTGCGGGGCGCATCTCCCGAGACGAGTAACTTTTCGACTGATCGACGGCTCGAGCTCCGACGACGAAGGCGTGAGCGCGACTCGACGATCAAATCACAGGATCCTGTCCAGCTCTGACGACGACAACGCTGCGAGCGCGCCCCGTACGCTGGAGGGCAGCGTCGCCGACAACAGTACGCTCAACAAAGACCCCAGTGAGAGCAGTTCAGGCGTCGTGCACCTCTCGAAAGACCGGGAGACGTCTGGCGCGTTGCTCTATAGCATCCTGGAGGAGGAGGCCGGTGGTGAGAGCGACGCGGGGCGCGCGTCCTCGTCCCTCACGAAAGCTGACGTTCTccagaggaggaggaaaaggatcGAGGAGCGGCAGAATCTCGTCGAGGAAATGTCTTCCGGCAACCGCAGTTCCAGCGACAAGTCGACGCTGAAGCGAAGCATTCTTCAGACGTTCGTCATAACTCCGAAATCCCGCAGGATTTCAGGTCGTAACAGTTACGTCCCCAGGACGCTGTACGCTGAGGCTGCTCGGGCCACTCCTTCGCCGAAGTCCAGCAGCGAGGAATCGTCGGCTAGCTTAGAGCAGCGCGAGCCTCGGCCTTTGTTCTACCTCTCCTCGGCGGCCAGCAGCTTCACCGATGAACAGGCAAGAAGCACCAGCACGCCTGTAGGCATCTTGTACTCCACCCCGCGGAGGGTAATCTCCTTGCCAGACACCAGTGCTGCCCACGCGCCTCACTATCCGCGCGGGGTGCTCGTCACGAAGGCAGCAAGCGCCGGCAGAACGCAGCGTGCGGGCCACCGTCGCCGCCGCGAGGTCCTGGACCGCGGGGAGACGCAGGTCCTCGCCAAAACACCCGAAGCAGGGTTCGCCGCAGCTGGTTCCATTTTCCGGGGTGCGCAGCCGCCGACAAAGCCACCCAGCGCTGGCCTAAGACCAGTGCCGCTAGTTGTGACAAGCGACACCAGACCGCCGCAGGCTTCTCAGACGAGCGTTGGCTCGGCGAATAGGAGCACCTTGATCCGCATCGGTATCGGGGACAACCGTGAGCGAGTCCTGTCGTCCGATGCATTATCACCGTCATCAGCTATTGTCAGCTTCTGCTCGCTAAGCCGTTCTTGTACTTCGGAAGTAGCACAGCATACACGGACTGACCAGGCTGAAGAAACTCCGGCCGCTCATGTTGATGCAACGCCCGTGGACCTAATCCAGCAGCTACTCAACATCTGCGAACAGGAGGCTGCGGTGACGTTCGAAGTTGCACTGCGGCTCACTGAAGATTGCCACAAGTGCCGCAAGCTAGGCGAAGGGTGCACAGCCGACGTGTACCTCCCCCAGAGGCCGAGCGGCGAGGAGAGCGCCGTCAAGGTGATCCCTGTGGGCAGCGAACGGAACGTGTGGGGCGAGCTGCCTGTGCCCTTGGCCAGCATCATTGCCGAAGGTGTCATAACGAGAGAGCTAAGCGACTTGCGCTTTGGTCAGCTGAACCAGTCATCTAGTTTCATCGAGCTGAAGGGGATGTACTTTGTTCAAGGGACTTACCATCCCGTTCTGGCCAAGAGCTGGGCGGAGTACGATGTGCAGTGGTGCTCGGAAAACCCGGACCCCTCAAACTTTGAGGAAACCCAGTTCTATGTACTGCTGGATTTTGAGAACGGCGGCAAAACGCTGGAGCGCTTCAAGGGCACCATCGAGCAGCTGGAGAGCGTATTCCTGCAGGTGGCCTGCTCGCTGGCTGTGGCCGAGCCGGAGCTCGAGTTCGAGCACCGCGATCTGCACTGCGACAACATTCTGATGAAACGCACCGAGCAGGACTGCGTCAAATTCGTGCTGAATGGCCGGAAAGTGCTGGTGCGCACTGCTGGCGTCAAGGCTTCCGTCATTGACTACACGCTGTCGCGCATGCGAAAAGGCGGGAACATGTCGTACACTGACGTGTCGGGTGACACGGCGCTTTTCAAGGGCGCCGGCAGTTACCAGTACGACGTCTATCGCATCATGAAGGACGAAAACGGCGACGACTGGGAAGCCTATCACCCACACACCAATGTGCTATGGCTCTCCTACGTGCTGCAGAAGTTGTGGAACAAGCTCCCCAGGACGAAGCAGGCCGCGAAGGCGTCCACTAGTCGCGGCCGACTGGCCGCTTGGGCGGACGCAATGCTGGCGCCGTCGGCTGAGGCGTTTGTGGATGAGTACGTGGCTACCCAACTCCAATGA